ACTGCAAGAACAGACGAAGCATTCACTGAGCAAGAGGGACATTTCTTGTGTCAGGAAGAAGTTGGAGACATCTGCACTCAGGTGCACAGGGCAAGAGCTGTTTTAAATAGCAGTTGCTGTGTATGTCTAAGTAGCTCTGTTATTCTATCCAAGCCTGAGATGAAGACCACAGAAGTGGATTCAGGCACAGCTGAAAGACAACTGATGCAAAAGAGTAGCCCTATTCTAAAGAAAGTTAGCATGTAATGGCAGCTCTTCTGGCAAGGCATCTCCTTTTTAGGGGGAGCAAAATCTGCCACAGAACAAAATGCTGGAAGTTTTGTTGTGCCggatgaagaagaggaagggatgATCAGCAGTGAATTCTGGAACGATCATTGCACAGCGCATCATCATCACTCCTGCTGTGGCAGCTGCCGCTTCAGTGCCTTCTTCATTGACTTCCACAAAGGACTTGTGAACCACTTCAGAGAGCACCAGCTCATTGCCAGCTGAGATTCCCGAGAAGTCTGCCTTCCCTAAATCAAACGCATCGGGCATTCCCATGCTGCTCAGAAGGGGTTTCAGATCATAATCTTCTTCCAGTTTAAATCTGGGTAAAGACACCCTCACCTCCGTACAGTCCATCATTTCAGGATTGATCCAATCTATCAGCTTCTCATACGTAAGTTCTCtttccagctgaagaaaaaccccaaatttacatcattaaaatgagaaaaaaaatcagttttacaCAGCCAAAAGTAGCGATTACTGTGTTTGTTTACATCATGCATAacatgcatctttttttccagggtttaGAGTTTCTCAAGTCAAAAGTGCAAGTTACACTTCTCACTAAGGACTACAGCCCCAGCTAAGATCAGTCCCATATGCTTTTGGTAGATAGAATAAGGATCAGTCCCTTCCACATACAGTTTACTTTTATAAAACATGTTAgatggtgtggggtttttttacatatgGGAAGCAAAGGCACAAAAGAACTGATGACAAGGTCCCAAAGAAACTGAAACCACTTCTTCTGTCTCTTAACCAAAGCATCCTCCTTCAGGTTGACAGACTGATGAAAAAGTCTGCTCACACGGCGCTTTGCAGTCAGCGTTAAAAAACCTTGTTAATAAATTCCTTGTCCAGAGAATGAAATAGCTAAAACTTGTATCATGCCTCCAGAAGAGATTGTACATTTTCCTGTGAGCCCATTTCCAGGTGGTGGGCCAGAGAATCTGCCAGCTGTTCAGAACGGAAGATGGATGGGACAAGCTATAGGACTTCCTAAAGAGCTCCCCCAAATCCCTTCTCACCATGTATGATGCTCACCATACTGTGCCTTCACCATAATCACAGCTAACCTCTGCTCCTGAGGAGGGGGTCAGGCCTCCTTCTGGAGCCTCAGGCTAAGGGGGCAGCACACAGCTTGACCAGTGGTGATACAAGGCATGCCAATCACtttgggagcagggaggtgagggaCATTTCAGCTAGTGCTGAGCACCAATGACATAACAGCTTTGGAACTGAACTGTAGGTCTATATACAATATCAAAACTTTCTTCCCTGGAAGGATACAGACCATCTTTACATTTAGCTCAACAACTTACGCTTTCCAAGCCAGTGGATCCATCCTGGATTGCATCGGGGAGCAGGATGATCATGCTGAGTTCGTTACCAACGTAAGGGAGCTCAAGGATTTTGGTCTGGAAGTCCCCAATATAGGTCATGTTAAATTTATCCTTCTTGAACATCATCTGCACAGGTTTGgtctctttctaaaaataaagatatgtCAATAGTTAGTACTGAGCTAGTATGCTAgtctgaaaatgcaaagcaggCATCCAGTTAGGGCTTTTTAGAGTTTCACTAGAGTGAACACACCAGAGCACACCCCCACCACTGTCTTTCGTAAAGCAAGAGGTAAGAAGTAAGGATCCCtgagatttaattttaattactaGTGTGGAAATGTCTGTGAAGTTTCCTTTAAGGCAGAGAGGCAAGGATACATATTTGCTCACTTATAAACTAATGACAAACACTAAACAGAGCTGCTGAGAAACAGGGCTTGTGTTCCTTGCTTTAAATGAATACATAGTAATTTCAATGTAGGTACTTTCATTTTTAGTTCATGTGGCTCCAAATGCTGTAAcaaagaggaattaaaatattttaaaattatactaAAAATGCCAAGAAAGTGAGAGCGCTATTTTGAATTCTTAAAAGTCACATGGACAGtaaggaggggagagatgtgTCTTCTCAATTTAATTCTCTGCTATCTCCTTCCATTTTCACATGGAGCATCAGTTACTATTGTTTACATCATTATTTTCCACcttttcatttaagaaagaGTTTCATTGCTTTCTCCTTACATTCatgagattaaaaacaaaaacccacttGCATTGTTAAGTAAAGCCCATCAAAACAATGTCCACAGCAAACAtggcagaaattattttgcagcaGCAATGACACGTGAAAAGGACGGATAAGCAAAGAAAAGGCCACACAGCATGTGAAAATCATCCAGCGAGTCATAGGAAGTGCAAGAGTGACAGAAATAATGTCACAGGATGCTGGAAAGACTCCTGGGATGTTAAAGCAACTCTTTGCTACTGGACAGATTGTAATATAACTAGCTTAGAACTTCAGGTTACACCTGGGATTTCCAATTCCTCATTTGAGCCTACTCACACACTTCTGCAGCTCATCAGTAGCTAGTCATTAGTAGGATGACAATACAAACTTAATCCCTTTAGTTTTACAAGCAAAGAGATTTACAGTTGTTTGCCTAACTGAGTTCCTTGGGTGAGCCAAGGCAGCATTCCCCCACCTTACATCTTACAACTTTCTCCAATAGTTATCTGGATCCCAAAGACTCCAATATTAAAATGATATATAATATACTCTATATTTACAAAGGAAAAGGTAATCTCAGAGCTAGGCGGGCCTTATTTCAGGAACATTAAGATTTAGGCCATGAGCTCACCATAGCACAGTACCCAACACAGAATTATCACTGAATTTGCCTCctcaggagggaaaaaatcCTATGCAAAGCTGTAAGCTTGGGTTTTCTGTGACATCTCTGTAGCAAACCGATGCCAAACCTTCCACATGTGGTAGCACTACACAATATTCTATCACAAGCCAAAAGGCAGATTATTCATCTGCACTGCATGCTGTTGGTGTTGCATCTTAAAATCTGGTCCTAGGTTTGCACTGgtccaaggaaaagaaaattgaatagTGTATCTGGATAGCCTGTTAGTGTTTTCAACACATTTCaacagagagagggaaaggtgTCAGGAACCAAGTCAGTCCAGTGGTTTCTGAAGTGCTACAGTAGGTAGTAAGGGGTGAGTAGTAACATTCCCTATTTGAAGAGGGGTATTAGAAGTTTCAAGCATTCTTAGATACATATCATCACTGGGGAAGTCAGGCATGAGGGCTTCAATTTTGCatagtgtttgttttaagcaAGTGAGTTAAGGAAGTCATGTTACCAGTTCTTGTAAGTGACATGTGGAGGCATACCCAGAGTTTGAGGTGATTCTGAGGGGCAGCCATGGCCTGCTAATTATAGTAGCCAAGTCTTCAAGAGCACTGATCTACTTCTAAAAGCAAGATAGTATAGCATAGAGATCTTCAAAGCAtggttggttgttgtttttttttctttaatttattttgaatcaGTTCAGTAGtagaaatgcagcaaaaaaaacacTGACTGAAGAAGACCTATATTCAGAAGTTTCTGTACATGTATAAGTGCTCTACAACCcaaaggaaaatttcttttcttatccACACCAGTTTTATGCTGAAATAATCAAGTTCACCAACTTCTGTGAAATTGTTCACAACACTCAAATAGCCTGACAGCTTCTCtcagttttcttcagttctAAGTTCTGTAACTATGTAGACGGCTACCTCTCTCAAACAAGaaggataaaaggaaaaaagagacagaatgaaagaaatactTAATTGTTATATTAAAGTTTCTAGTAATCATATGAAACTTAACAGAAACTAAACAAAGAGAGTGTTCATATTAAAGGGATGGGGTACAAGGAATTTCATACAGCCTACCCAGGGTGACCTTGtgcttgcttgatttttttttcttcagagttaAGTGTATTAATTTCAGAGTACTTCAGAGTAACAGTGTATTGTCAACATTTTAGCACATCATACCTCATTAATCTGAAATGGCATTTCTGCTGTTCTCTCTTTGTTGAACTGCTTTTCCCAGCTGCCTTTGAAATAGATGGCATTCACCAACACAAGTCTGGTCAGTGAATTGAGAATCCCCTCTGCCAACAGGTTCTGAATTTTACCTTTATGatacatagaaaaaaaccacattttttaataattagatACATGTCAAACTTGTCTAATATAGTATCTACTCGGTAATTAATACACAATAGACAAGAGAATTATGTACCAAACAGAGCAAGAGCTCaatgtttcagtttttttaattcacaataTTATATCTTGAAACAGCTGTTTACCCAAGCCATGGCTACCATTAAATACACCATGGCATTTTGCAAAATACTCACCTTCAGTTCTTTCCTCTACCCAgccatttatttgttttctggaatCCTCCCAAGCTTGTATGAAGTCAGTCTGTTCTAGTCCAGCATGGTAGAATTTCTGACTCAACTCTATAAATGACTAACATGGACATTCAGAACAGCTTTTCAGCAATGTATTTTACTCTCATTCAGCCACAGATGATTCTTAAATACACCAAGAAAATCTGCCCACTTTCGTCCACCAGCTTCATATAAAGCCATTAAAGTTTTGTCTGACATGTTCCTATTAGGTTCTATACCACCTATCTGAACTAGCAATTGTCAGCTGTATGTTATTAAGTTAAATGGCTTGTTTACTGTGCTACAAAGTTCTACATAACTGAGAAATGATGTgactagggtttttttttgggggggggggggggtgcttcAGAGAGAGAACATATGATTTTGAAATTTATGTGGAGAGAAGCTTACAATGTCAAACCTTCCAGACTAATAGAAAACTTTTAGTTCAGAGGGTAAACTGATCTTTcttagagagagaaaaacatacCTTCTCTCTGATTTAATATAGTTAGATCTTTATTACACAGACGCAAAGTTTTAGAATACAATCCATGTAATTTTTATCTGCTAGACAAATGAAACACTATCATTCTTCATAAAAAGAATCACTAAATCACtcccagaggaaaaaaccaaaaccacaaagccTTACATCTTGCTTCTAGGGAAGCACCTAAAGGCACATGTGTAACAATACCTATTATCTTTATTTAGATCTTCTTATAAGGAAAATATTAGAAGTCACACAATCCTCTCAGAATGATCTTTGGATGACTTACATAACAGAAAAACTACGAAATACTGCCCACGCTAAAGAGCAATAAcaattcttttttctcctatttaCACACGATCAAGGGAAGAGAGATACGTCAACCATTTGTCTCACAGCCAAAAATATGAATGGATCATGGAGCCATGAAGATTTAGAGTCAATTTTATAGTGGTCTGCACCAGTTGTGCATTCAGATCACAGGTTATCTAAAAGGAGCTTCTCCACCAACTTCAGATACCAAGCTCTGACATAATCTGCTGCATTGGTATGTCTCAGCCTAGAACAT
The genomic region above belongs to Buteo buteo chromosome 20, bButBut1.hap1.1, whole genome shotgun sequence and contains:
- the LOC142042446 gene encoding serpin B6-like isoform X1, which gives rise to MDSLCAANTTFALDLLRKLCENRSGRNLFFSPFSISSALSMILLGSKGNTEAQIAKVLSLNKAKDAHNGYQSLLAKINDPNTKYILKTANRLYGEKTFEFLSSFIELSQKFYHAGLEQTDFIQAWEDSRKQINGWVEERTEGKIQNLLAEGILNSLTRLVLVNAIYFKGSWEKQFNKERTAEMPFQINEKETKPVQMMFKKDKFNMTYIGDFQTKILELPYVGNELSMIILLPDAIQDGSTGLESLERELTYEKLIDWINPEMMDCTEVRVSLPRFKLEEDYDLKPLLSSMGMPDAFDLGKADFSGISAGNELVLSEVVHKSFVEVNEEGTEAAAATAGVMMMRCAMIVPEFTADHPFLFFIRHNKTSSILFCGRFCSP
- the LOC142042446 gene encoding serpin B6-like isoform X2, which produces MPFQINEKETKPVQMMFKKDKFNMTYIGDFQTKILELPYVGNELSMIILLPDAIQDGSTGLESLERELTYEKLIDWINPEMMDCTEVRVSLPRFKLEEDYDLKPLLSSMGMPDAFDLGKADFSGISAGNELVLSEVVHKSFVEVNEEGTEAAAATAGVMMMRCAMIVPEFTADHPFLFFIRHNKTSSILFCGRFCSP